From Coffea arabica cultivar ET-39 chromosome 10e, Coffea Arabica ET-39 HiFi, whole genome shotgun sequence, one genomic window encodes:
- the LOC113711142 gene encoding uncharacterized protein isoform X1 has protein sequence MPSEDAKTVKKERVKDEDEETLDSLKKKKPNNATQKEAKARKEETKRVKKEEADEDFEQSPPKKSSNKSSDKVQKKRKKEEEIKKKGAKETEQTAKKREKKVYDLPGQRRDPPEERDPLRIFYETLYEQVPNSEMAAIWMMESGLLPKEAAKKIFEKKQKKAPQQKVKSPVKAVGTVKSKADSVTIKKRTSTSAVSTQKKRTPDSKVVSKQSKKCKIADSSSESGSDDDDFILKAKHSKKQKAG, from the exons ATGCCATCCGAGGATGCAAAAACAGTGAAGAAGGAGAGGGTTAAAGACGAAGATGAAGAAACTTTGGATTCCCTTAAGAAGAAAAAGCCCAACAATGCCACCCAAAAAGAAGCCAAAGCCAGAAAAGAAGAAACTAAGAGAGTGAAGAAAGAGGAAGCAGATGAAGATTTTGAGCAGAGCCCTCCGAAGAAAAGCTCGAACAAGTCCTCTGATAAG GTGcagaaaaagaggaagaaagaggAGGAGATAAAGAAGAAGGGGGCTAAAGAAACTGAGCAAACAgctaagaaaagagaaaagaaagtttaTGATTTGCCTGGTCAGAGGAGAGACCCTCCTGAGGAg AGAGACCCATTGAGGATTTTCTACGAGACTTTATATGAGCAAGTACCAAACAGTGAAATGGCAGCAATCTG GATGATGGAATCTGGTCTGCTTCCAAAGGAGGCGGCGAAGAAGATTTTtgagaagaaacagaaaaaggctCCGCAACAAAAGGTCAAGTCACCTGTGAAAGCTGTTGGTACTGTCAAGAGCAAAGCTGATTCTGTTACTATCAAGAAGAGAACATCAACATCTGCAGTTTCAACCCAGAAAAAGAGGACACCGGATTCCAAAGTTGTGTCAAAACAGTCAAAGAAATGCAAGATTGCTGATTCGTCCTCAGAAAGTGGATCAGACGATGACGATTTTATTCTGAAAGCTAAACATTCGAAAAAACAGAAAGCTGGTTAA
- the LOC113711142 gene encoding uncharacterized protein isoform X2 → MPSEDAKTVKKERVKDEDEETLDSLKKKKPNNATQKEAKARKEETKRVKKEEADEDFEQSPPKKSSNKSSDKKKRKKEEEIKKKGAKETEQTAKKREKKVYDLPGQRRDPPEERDPLRIFYETLYEQVPNSEMAAIWMMESGLLPKEAAKKIFEKKQKKAPQQKVKSPVKAVGTVKSKADSVTIKKRTSTSAVSTQKKRTPDSKVVSKQSKKCKIADSSSESGSDDDDFILKAKHSKKQKAG, encoded by the exons ATGCCATCCGAGGATGCAAAAACAGTGAAGAAGGAGAGGGTTAAAGACGAAGATGAAGAAACTTTGGATTCCCTTAAGAAGAAAAAGCCCAACAATGCCACCCAAAAAGAAGCCAAAGCCAGAAAAGAAGAAACTAAGAGAGTGAAGAAAGAGGAAGCAGATGAAGATTTTGAGCAGAGCCCTCCGAAGAAAAGCTCGAACAAGTCCTCTGATAAG aaaaagaggaagaaagaggAGGAGATAAAGAAGAAGGGGGCTAAAGAAACTGAGCAAACAgctaagaaaagagaaaagaaagtttaTGATTTGCCTGGTCAGAGGAGAGACCCTCCTGAGGAg AGAGACCCATTGAGGATTTTCTACGAGACTTTATATGAGCAAGTACCAAACAGTGAAATGGCAGCAATCTG GATGATGGAATCTGGTCTGCTTCCAAAGGAGGCGGCGAAGAAGATTTTtgagaagaaacagaaaaaggctCCGCAACAAAAGGTCAAGTCACCTGTGAAAGCTGTTGGTACTGTCAAGAGCAAAGCTGATTCTGTTACTATCAAGAAGAGAACATCAACATCTGCAGTTTCAACCCAGAAAAAGAGGACACCGGATTCCAAAGTTGTGTCAAAACAGTCAAAGAAATGCAAGATTGCTGATTCGTCCTCAGAAAGTGGATCAGACGATGACGATTTTATTCTGAAAGCTAAACATTCGAAAAAACAGAAAGCTGGTTAA